The Malus domestica chromosome 10, GDT2T_hap1 genome contains a region encoding:
- the LOC103422129 gene encoding serine/threonine protein phosphatase 2A 57 kDa regulatory subunit B' epsilon isoform-like, producing MRVLIPFHKAKGMQSYHRQLAYCVSQFVQKEPVLGGIVVRGILRYWPVTNCQKEVLLVGELEELVENIDPDQYRKLALPLCLRITRCLNSWNSQVAERALYVWNNEHFVKMISVAMEEVFPVVVEGMERNLKWHWSKSVRQLTENVKVMLEEMDPVLYSKCLEEIELRESKANQAEIKRKEKWDRIEMAAAGAAKPQFLQPQHFLCVYKK from the exons ATGAGAGTGCTTATTCCTTTCCACAAGGCTAAAGGGATGCAGAGCTACCACAGGCAGCTGGCTTATTGCGTGTCGCAGTTTGTGCAGAAGGAGCCCGTGCTTGGCGGGATTGTGGTGAGAGGGATTTTGAGGTATTGGCCCGTGACGAATTGCCAGAAGGAGGTTTTGCTGGTTGGGGAGCTGGAGGAGCTGGTGGAGAATATTGACCCTGATCAGTATAGGAAGTTGGCTCTGCCTTTATGCCTACGGATAACAAGATGCTTGAACAGTTGGAACTCACAG GTAGCAGAGAGAGCCCTCTATGTTTGGAACAATGAGCACTTTGTGAAGATGATATCTGTGGCAATGGAGGAAGTGTTTCCGGTCGTGGTTGAAGGCATGGAGAGGAACTTGAAGTGGCATTGGAGCAAAAGCGTCCGGCAACTGACCGAAAACGTGAAGGTGATGCTTGAAGAAATGGATCCAGTTTTGTACTCCAAATGCCTTGAAGAAATTGAGCTAAGAGAATCCAAGGCCAACCAAGCAGAAATCAAGAGGAAGGAGAAATGGGACAGAATAGAAATGGCAGCAGCAGGAGCAGCCAAGCCTCAGTTCCTCCAACCACAACATTTCTTGTGTGTATACAAAAAGTAG
- the LOC103422107 gene encoding probable polyamine transporter At1g31830 isoform X1 encodes MLDNNIAEYARLGEGSSHDLHKYQKVSIIPLVFLIFYEVSGGPFGVEDSVQAAGPLLALLGFLVFAIIWSVPEALITAEMGTMFPENGGYVVWVSSALGPYWGFQQGWVKWLSGVIDNALYPVLFLDYLKSAIPALESGLPRTVAVLVLTAMLTYMNYRGLTIVGWAAILLGVFSLLPFIFMGFIAIPKLNPSNWFVVNLETVNWTLYLNTLFWNLNYWDSISTLAGEVENPGTTLPKSLFYALILVVVGYIFPLLIGTGAVPVERDLWSDGYFADIAKMLGGVWLRTWVLAASALSNMGMFVAEMSSDSFQLLGMAERGMLPSIFAKRSRYGTPLTGILFSASGVILLSWLSFQEIVAAENYLYCFGMIMEFIAFVKLRMKHPAASRPFKIPVGTVGAILICIPPTVLIFVVLALATPKVMAVSIAAVIIGLLLHPCIEHTKQKRWFNFSTNSNLPDIHNAYDQYSIVA; translated from the coding sequence ATGTTGGACAACAATATTGCTGAGTATGCTCGTTTGGGGGAAGGATCCTCTCACGACTTACATAAGTATCAAAAGGTTTCAATTATACCTCTTGTGTTCTTGATCTTCTACGAGGTCTCAGGAGGTCCATTTGGTGTCGAAGATAGTGTCCAGGCAGCCGGTCCCCTTTTAGCCCTTCTTGGTTTTCTAGTTTTTGCAATCATATGGAGTGTTCCAGAGGCCTTGATAACTGCAGAAATGGGTACTATGTTCCCTGAGAATGGGGGATATGTCGTTTGGGTCTCATCGGCTTTGGGACCGTACTGGGGCTTTCAGCAAGGATGGGTAAAATGGCTTAGTGGGGTGATTGATAACGCTCTATACCCTGTTCTGTTTCTTGACTATCTCAAATCAGCAATTCCGGCTTTAGAAAGCGGTCTCCCAAGGACAGTTGCCGTGTTGGTTTTGACAGCAATGCTCACTTACATGAACTACAGGGGTTTGACAATAGTGGGTTGGGCTGCTATCTTACTGGGGGTGTTTTCACTTCTTCCTTTCATATTCATGGGATTTATAGCAATCCCCAAACTAAATCCTTCAAATTGGTTTGTGGTAAACCTGGAGACTGTGAATTGGACTTTGTACTTGAACACGCTGTTTTGGAATCTTAATTACTGGGATTCAATTAGTACTCTTGCAGGGGAGGTGGAAAACCCTGGTACAACTCTTCCGAAATCTCTCTTTTATGCCCTTATCTTGGTTGTGGTTGGATACATTTTCCCTCTTCTGATTGGTACCGGAGCTGTTCCAGTTGAACGTGATCTATGGTCAGATGGGTATTTTGCAGATATTGCTAAAATGCTTGGAGGTGTATGGTTAAGAACCTGGGTCCTAGCAGCTTCTGCTTTGTCAAACATGGGTAtgtttgtggctgaaatgagcAGCGACTCGTTTCAACTTTTGGGTATGGCAGAACGTGGGATGCTTCCTTCAATCTTTGCCAAAAGATCTCGTTACGGCACACCGCTTACCGGAATCTTATTCTCTGCGTCCGGTGTAATCTTGCTTTCCTGGTTGAGCTTCCAAGAGATTGTAGCTGCTGAGAACTACTTGTATTGCTTCGGAATGATAATGGAATTCATTGCGTTTGTGAAATTGAGGATGAAACACCCAGCTGCATCGCGGCCTTTTAAGATACCGGTGGGTACAGTGGGAGCAATTTTGATCTGCATTCCTCCGACGGTGTTAATCTTTGTAGTTTTAGCTCTTGCTACTCCAAAGGTAATGGCTGTTAGCATCGCTGCGGTGATCATCGGGCTGCTTCTGCATCCTTGCATCGAGCACACGAAACAAAAGAGGTGGTTTAATTTCTCCACGAATTCTAACCTTCCAGACATCCACAATGCATATGATCAGTATAGTATTGTGGCATGA
- the LOC103422107 gene encoding probable polyamine transporter At1g31830 isoform X2 — translation MKHRNSPIRQMLDNNIAEYARLGEGSSHDLHKYQKVSIIPLVFLIFYEVSGGPFGVEDSVQAAGPLLALLGFLVFAIIWSVPEALITAEMGTMFPENGGYVVWVSSALGPYWGFQQGWVKWLSGVIDNALYPVLFLDYLKSAIPALESGLPRTVAVLVLTAMLTYMNYRGLTIVGWAAILLGVFSLLPFIFMGFIAIPKLNPSNWFVVNLETVNWTLYLNTLFWNLNYWDSISTLAGEVENPGTTLPKSLFYALILVVVGYIFPLLIGTGAVPVERDLWSDGYFADIAKMLGGVWLRTWVLAASALSNMGMFVAEMSSDSFQLLGMAERGMLPSIFAKRSRYGTPLTGILFSASGVILLSWLSFQEIVAAENYLYCFGMIMEFIAFVKLRMKHPAASRPFKIPVGTVGAILICIPPTVLIFVVLALATPKVMAVSIAAVIIGLLLHPCIEHTKQKRWFNFSTNSNLPDIHNAYDQYSIVA, via the exons ATG AAACATAGAAACTCACCTATTAGGCAAATGTTGGACAACAATATTGCTGAGTATGCTCGTTTGGGGGAAGGATCCTCTCACGACTTACATAAGTATCAAAAGGTTTCAATTATACCTCTTGTGTTCTTGATCTTCTACGAGGTCTCAGGAGGTCCATTTGGTGTCGAAGATAGTGTCCAGGCAGCCGGTCCCCTTTTAGCCCTTCTTGGTTTTCTAGTTTTTGCAATCATATGGAGTGTTCCAGAGGCCTTGATAACTGCAGAAATGGGTACTATGTTCCCTGAGAATGGGGGATATGTCGTTTGGGTCTCATCGGCTTTGGGACCGTACTGGGGCTTTCAGCAAGGATGGGTAAAATGGCTTAGTGGGGTGATTGATAACGCTCTATACCCTGTTCTGTTTCTTGACTATCTCAAATCAGCAATTCCGGCTTTAGAAAGCGGTCTCCCAAGGACAGTTGCCGTGTTGGTTTTGACAGCAATGCTCACTTACATGAACTACAGGGGTTTGACAATAGTGGGTTGGGCTGCTATCTTACTGGGGGTGTTTTCACTTCTTCCTTTCATATTCATGGGATTTATAGCAATCCCCAAACTAAATCCTTCAAATTGGTTTGTGGTAAACCTGGAGACTGTGAATTGGACTTTGTACTTGAACACGCTGTTTTGGAATCTTAATTACTGGGATTCAATTAGTACTCTTGCAGGGGAGGTGGAAAACCCTGGTACAACTCTTCCGAAATCTCTCTTTTATGCCCTTATCTTGGTTGTGGTTGGATACATTTTCCCTCTTCTGATTGGTACCGGAGCTGTTCCAGTTGAACGTGATCTATGGTCAGATGGGTATTTTGCAGATATTGCTAAAATGCTTGGAGGTGTATGGTTAAGAACCTGGGTCCTAGCAGCTTCTGCTTTGTCAAACATGGGTAtgtttgtggctgaaatgagcAGCGACTCGTTTCAACTTTTGGGTATGGCAGAACGTGGGATGCTTCCTTCAATCTTTGCCAAAAGATCTCGTTACGGCACACCGCTTACCGGAATCTTATTCTCTGCGTCCGGTGTAATCTTGCTTTCCTGGTTGAGCTTCCAAGAGATTGTAGCTGCTGAGAACTACTTGTATTGCTTCGGAATGATAATGGAATTCATTGCGTTTGTGAAATTGAGGATGAAACACCCAGCTGCATCGCGGCCTTTTAAGATACCGGTGGGTACAGTGGGAGCAATTTTGATCTGCATTCCTCCGACGGTGTTAATCTTTGTAGTTTTAGCTCTTGCTACTCCAAAGGTAATGGCTGTTAGCATCGCTGCGGTGATCATCGGGCTGCTTCTGCATCCTTGCATCGAGCACACGAAACAAAAGAGGTGGTTTAATTTCTCCACGAATTCTAACCTTCCAGACATCCACAATGCATATGATCAGTATAGTATTGTGGCATGA
- the LOC103422107 gene encoding probable polyamine transporter At1g31830 isoform X3, producing MGTMFPENGGYVVWVSSALGPYWGFQQGWVKWLSGVIDNALYPVLFLDYLKSAIPALESGLPRTVAVLVLTAMLTYMNYRGLTIVGWAAILLGVFSLLPFIFMGFIAIPKLNPSNWFVVNLETVNWTLYLNTLFWNLNYWDSISTLAGEVENPGTTLPKSLFYALILVVVGYIFPLLIGTGAVPVERDLWSDGYFADIAKMLGGVWLRTWVLAASALSNMGMFVAEMSSDSFQLLGMAERGMLPSIFAKRSRYGTPLTGILFSASGVILLSWLSFQEIVAAENYLYCFGMIMEFIAFVKLRMKHPAASRPFKIPVGTVGAILICIPPTVLIFVVLALATPKVMAVSIAAVIIGLLLHPCIEHTKQKRWFNFSTNSNLPDIHNAYDQYSIVA from the coding sequence ATGGGTACTATGTTCCCTGAGAATGGGGGATATGTCGTTTGGGTCTCATCGGCTTTGGGACCGTACTGGGGCTTTCAGCAAGGATGGGTAAAATGGCTTAGTGGGGTGATTGATAACGCTCTATACCCTGTTCTGTTTCTTGACTATCTCAAATCAGCAATTCCGGCTTTAGAAAGCGGTCTCCCAAGGACAGTTGCCGTGTTGGTTTTGACAGCAATGCTCACTTACATGAACTACAGGGGTTTGACAATAGTGGGTTGGGCTGCTATCTTACTGGGGGTGTTTTCACTTCTTCCTTTCATATTCATGGGATTTATAGCAATCCCCAAACTAAATCCTTCAAATTGGTTTGTGGTAAACCTGGAGACTGTGAATTGGACTTTGTACTTGAACACGCTGTTTTGGAATCTTAATTACTGGGATTCAATTAGTACTCTTGCAGGGGAGGTGGAAAACCCTGGTACAACTCTTCCGAAATCTCTCTTTTATGCCCTTATCTTGGTTGTGGTTGGATACATTTTCCCTCTTCTGATTGGTACCGGAGCTGTTCCAGTTGAACGTGATCTATGGTCAGATGGGTATTTTGCAGATATTGCTAAAATGCTTGGAGGTGTATGGTTAAGAACCTGGGTCCTAGCAGCTTCTGCTTTGTCAAACATGGGTAtgtttgtggctgaaatgagcAGCGACTCGTTTCAACTTTTGGGTATGGCAGAACGTGGGATGCTTCCTTCAATCTTTGCCAAAAGATCTCGTTACGGCACACCGCTTACCGGAATCTTATTCTCTGCGTCCGGTGTAATCTTGCTTTCCTGGTTGAGCTTCCAAGAGATTGTAGCTGCTGAGAACTACTTGTATTGCTTCGGAATGATAATGGAATTCATTGCGTTTGTGAAATTGAGGATGAAACACCCAGCTGCATCGCGGCCTTTTAAGATACCGGTGGGTACAGTGGGAGCAATTTTGATCTGCATTCCTCCGACGGTGTTAATCTTTGTAGTTTTAGCTCTTGCTACTCCAAAGGTAATGGCTGTTAGCATCGCTGCGGTGATCATCGGGCTGCTTCTGCATCCTTGCATCGAGCACACGAAACAAAAGAGGTGGTTTAATTTCTCCACGAATTCTAACCTTCCAGACATCCACAATGCATATGATCAGTATAGTATTGTGGCATGA